The proteins below are encoded in one region of Clostridium fermenticellae:
- the pepT gene encoding peptidase T: MSNVVKRFVRYVKYDTRSDESSKTIPTTKGQIELASEICRELKDIGMEDVCMDQNGYIMATLPANITKDVPVVGFIAHIDTHPQVSGANVNPKFVEAYNGEDILLNESENIILSPKKFSELKNYIGQTLITTDGTTLLGADDKAGIAEIITAMEYLIKNPRIKHGPIRVAFTTDEEIGKIGEYFDVEKFNADLAYTVDGESIGDLKYENFNAASAKIIIKGRNAQTGEAKGKMVNSLRIASEIMSMFPENETPESTEGLDGFYHPASINGKVERTEISYLIRDFDNYNFEKRKNFICDLVKRVNGKYGRGTAKLYITEQYRNMKEKIEPEKYIVDIAVEAIKEVNLFPDVTPLRGGTDGAKLSYMGLPTPNIFTGAHNIHSKYEYISTYCMEKSVEVILKIIDLFAEI, from the coding sequence ATGTCTAATGTTGTAAAAAGGTTTGTTAGATATGTAAAATATGATACAAGATCGGATGAAAGTTCAAAAACTATTCCAACTACAAAAGGACAGATTGAACTGGCCTCAGAAATCTGCCGTGAATTAAAGGATATTGGAATGGAGGATGTTTGTATGGATCAGAACGGATACATAATGGCTACATTGCCGGCAAATATAACTAAAGATGTTCCAGTTGTGGGTTTTATTGCTCATATAGATACACATCCTCAAGTTTCTGGTGCCAATGTGAATCCGAAATTTGTAGAGGCATATAATGGTGAAGATATATTGTTAAATGAATCAGAAAATATAATACTTTCACCAAAAAAATTTTCAGAGCTGAAGAATTACATAGGGCAGACATTAATCACAACCGATGGGACTACTTTGCTTGGTGCGGATGATAAAGCTGGTATAGCAGAAATTATTACTGCAATGGAATACTTAATAAAAAATCCCAGGATTAAACATGGACCAATAAGAGTTGCATTTACTACGGATGAAGAAATAGGAAAAATCGGAGAATATTTTGATGTAGAAAAATTTAATGCTGATTTGGCTTATACAGTAGATGGGGAATCGATTGGGGATTTGAAGTATGAAAACTTTAATGCAGCTAGTGCTAAAATAATAATAAAAGGAAGGAATGCTCAAACTGGTGAGGCAAAAGGTAAAATGGTAAACTCGCTTAGGATTGCATCGGAGATTATGAGTATGTTCCCGGAAAATGAAACTCCAGAGAGTACAGAAGGACTTGATGGATTTTATCATCCTGCGTCGATAAATGGAAAGGTAGAAAGGACAGAAATTAGTTATTTGATAAGGGATTTTGACAACTATAATTTTGAAAAGAGAAAAAATTTTATTTGTGATCTGGTAAAGCGTGTAAATGGAAAATATGGCAGGGGTACAGCAAAACTTTATATAACTGAACAATACAGAAATATGAAGGAAAAAATAGAACCTGAAAAATATATTGTTGATATTGCTGTTGAAGCTATAAAGGAAGTTAATTTATTTCCGGATGTAACGCCGTTAAGAGGAGGAACAGATGGAGCTAAACTCTCATATATGGGACTGCCAACACCAAATATATTTACAGGAGCACATAATATTCATAGCAAATATGAGTATATTTCGACCTATTGTATGGAAAAGTCTGTGGAAGTAATATTGAAGATAATTGATTTATTTGCAGAAATATAA
- a CDS encoding Crp/Fnr family transcriptional regulator yields the protein MFEQYTDILSKCAIFNNIAKPNINIMLDCIKPKISNFKKNEFIAMKGDNFKSIGIVIYGNVSIVKENLSGDRMLMTALSPGGIFGEMAVFSKKALLPATVEAHDNCSILFLPGDKIISPCSKTCQWHSQLISNMLMIISDKALKLNKHIEYLNIKSIRSKISTFLTDEYKIHKKDTFKLSLNRNELANFFNVSRPSLSREMCSMRDEGLIDFHKSSIHIIDIETLKDMSE from the coding sequence ATGTTTGAACAATATACTGATATATTATCAAAATGTGCTATATTTAATAATATCGCAAAACCTAATATAAATATAATGCTTGATTGTATCAAACCTAAAATAAGTAATTTTAAAAAAAACGAATTTATTGCTATGAAAGGTGACAACTTTAAGAGTATCGGTATTGTAATATATGGAAATGTATCTATTGTAAAGGAAAATCTCTCTGGAGACAGGATGCTAATGACAGCACTAAGTCCAGGTGGTATATTTGGAGAGATGGCTGTATTTTCAAAGAAAGCATTGCTCCCAGCTACAGTTGAAGCACACGATAACTGTTCAATACTTTTTCTACCAGGTGACAAAATAATATCACCTTGCTCTAAAACTTGTCAATGGCACAGTCAATTAATAAGTAATATGCTTATGATTATATCGGATAAAGCTTTAAAACTTAATAAACATATTGAGTATCTTAATATAAAGAGCATACGCTCCAAAATAAGTACTTTTCTTACAGATGAATATAAAATTCATAAGAAAGATACATTTAAACTATCACTCAATAGAAATGAACTTGCTAATTTTTTTAATGTGTCTAGACCTTCACTTTCAAGAGAAATGTGCAGCATGAGGGACGAAGGACTTATTGATTTTCACAAATCATCAATTCACATTATAGATATAGAAACATTAAAGGATATGTCAGAATAG
- a CDS encoding hemerythrin domain-containing protein yields the protein MNIKDLKRQHVEITKSSNYILDNVDKATVEKNVHEIVKSINTVSGKLKIHLLSEDKYLYPHLLESENPKLNLFGKNYYEEMNKFSPIYEKYKSNYNTASKIKDNLQKFNVDTEQVFKLLMDRINREEKELYPLLD from the coding sequence ATGAATATTAAGGATCTTAAAAGACAGCATGTAGAAATTACTAAATCATCAAATTATATATTGGACAATGTTGATAAAGCCACTGTGGAAAAAAATGTCCATGAAATCGTAAAAAGTATAAATACTGTTTCTGGCAAGCTTAAGATACATTTATTGAGTGAGGACAAGTATCTTTATCCGCATCTTTTGGAAAGTGAAAATCCAAAATTGAATTTATTTGGCAAAAATTATTATGAGGAGATGAATAAGTTCAGTCCTATATATGAAAAGTATAAATCAAACTATAATACTGCTAGTAAGATTAAAGATAATTTGCAAAAGTTTAATGTAGATACAGAGCAGGTATTTAAGTTGTTAATGGACAGGATTAATAGAGAAGAAAAAGAGTTGTATCCTCTTCTCGATTAA
- the hcp gene encoding hydroxylamine reductase: MENSMFCYQCEQTAGGKGCTKIGVCGKTPEIANLQDLLIYQLKGISCYAKPLIENGKTIDKEIVKFVENSLFTTLTNVNFDAEVHMKLLKESQKIKEVIRKQAPKGDYADAATYNLSDSKEAMLKDSVKAGIMYDQSIDADIRSLRSTILYGLKGISAYGHQARFLGYDNEQVDNIYFLGLESTTNDNLTLEDMIRMTMRVGDMAVQVMQTLDKANTDTYENPSPHKVNVNIKKGPFIIVSGHDLKDLEMLLKQTEDKGINIYTHGEMLPSHGYPGLKKYKHLVGNFGSAWQNQQKEFDGIPGCILMTTNCMMRPRETYKDRIFSTNVVGWDGVKHIDVLEDGIKDFSEIINKALELGGFKEDQEEKEILVGFGHDAALSHAGDIVNAVKEGKIRHFFLIGGCDGARPGRNYYSEFAKLVPEDCIILTLACGKYRFNKMNFGTVAGLPRLLDVGQCNDAYSAVRIATALADAFNTDVNSLPLTIILSWYEQKAVADLLALLSLGIKGIYLGPTLPAFISPNVLQYLVETFDIKPISTAQDDLNSALNQTK; encoded by the coding sequence ATGGAGAATTCAATGTTTTGTTATCAATGTGAACAGACAGCTGGTGGTAAGGGATGTACAAAAATTGGTGTTTGTGGGAAAACACCTGAAATTGCAAATCTACAGGATTTACTTATATATCAACTAAAGGGAATATCGTGCTATGCTAAACCACTTATTGAAAATGGGAAAACTATCGATAAAGAGATAGTGAAATTTGTGGAAAATAGTTTATTTACGACACTGACAAATGTAAATTTTGATGCTGAGGTTCATATGAAATTATTAAAAGAATCTCAGAAAATAAAAGAAGTTATAAGAAAACAGGCACCTAAAGGGGATTATGCAGATGCAGCTACATATAATTTAAGTGACAGCAAAGAAGCTATGTTAAAGGATTCAGTAAAGGCCGGTATTATGTATGATCAGAGTATTGATGCTGACATTCGCTCGCTGAGATCAACTATATTGTATGGATTAAAAGGTATAAGTGCTTATGGTCATCAGGCAAGATTTCTTGGTTATGATAATGAGCAGGTAGACAATATTTATTTTTTAGGACTTGAGTCTACTACAAATGATAATTTGACTCTTGAAGATATGATTCGTATGACTATGAGAGTAGGAGATATGGCTGTGCAGGTAATGCAGACTTTGGATAAAGCCAATACTGATACTTATGAAAATCCCTCACCTCACAAGGTAAATGTAAATATAAAAAAAGGCCCATTTATTATAGTGTCTGGACATGATTTAAAGGATTTGGAAATGCTTTTAAAGCAGACAGAGGATAAAGGAATTAATATCTATACTCACGGAGAAATGCTTCCATCACACGGATATCCAGGATTAAAAAAGTATAAGCATTTGGTTGGAAATTTTGGATCTGCATGGCAGAATCAACAAAAAGAGTTTGATGGAATACCTGGATGCATTTTAATGACAACAAATTGTATGATGAGACCGAGAGAAACATATAAAGATAGAATATTTTCAACTAATGTCGTTGGCTGGGATGGAGTAAAACATATTGATGTCTTAGAGGATGGAATTAAGGATTTTAGTGAGATAATAAATAAAGCACTGGAATTGGGAGGTTTTAAAGAGGATCAGGAGGAGAAAGAAATACTGGTAGGTTTTGGACATGATGCAGCATTGTCGCATGCCGGGGATATAGTAAATGCAGTTAAGGAAGGAAAGATAAGACATTTTTTCTTGATAGGAGGCTGTGATGGGGCAAGACCTGGGAGAAACTACTATTCAGAATTTGCCAAGTTAGTTCCGGAAGATTGTATAATTCTCACTCTAGCTTGTGGTAAATATAGATTTAATAAGATGAATTTTGGTACAGTCGCAGGATTACCACGACTATTGGATGTTGGTCAATGCAATGATGCTTATTCAGCGGTCAGAATTGCCACAGCTTTAGCAGATGCCTTTAATACAGATGTTAATTCTCTGCCTCTTACAATTATACTGTCCTGGTATGAACAGAAGGCTGTAGCTGATTTGCTGGCACTTTTGTCACTTGGAATAAAGGGAATATATCTGGGACCGACATTACCAGCATTTATATCTCCGAATGTACTTCAGTATTTGGTTGAAACTTTTGATATAAAACCCATAAGTACAGCACAGGATGATTTAAATAGTGCATTAAATCAAACGAAATAA
- a CDS encoding response regulator, whose translation MNNKAYILVVEDDKPIRNFITASLKVQGFNYIETDKGAEAIVLTMSHKPDLIILDLGLPDMDGINVIRKVREWSKVPIIVVSARENERQKIEALDNGADDYLTKPFGIGELLARIRVSLRHSMMNGNDKKNIGVFKVKDLVVDFNKRKVTIDNEEIHLTPMEYKIMALLCEFPGKVLTHNFIIKKIWVLPVGNETQSLRVFMASLRRKIEKNPAQPQYIYTEVGVGYRLVDN comes from the coding sequence ATGAACAATAAAGCTTATATACTTGTCGTAGAAGATGATAAACCTATAAGAAATTTTATAACGGCATCTTTAAAAGTTCAAGGCTTTAATTATATAGAAACAGATAAGGGGGCAGAAGCTATTGTACTTACGATGTCACATAAACCTGATTTAATAATACTTGATTTAGGGCTTCCAGATATGGATGGCATTAATGTGATAAGAAAAGTAAGAGAATGGTCTAAAGTCCCTATAATAGTTGTTTCTGCGAGAGAAAATGAAAGGCAAAAAATAGAAGCTTTAGATAATGGAGCAGATGATTATCTTACAAAACCTTTTGGAATTGGTGAATTATTAGCCAGAATCAGGGTGTCTTTAAGGCACAGCATGATGAATGGCAATGACAAGAAGAATATAGGAGTATTTAAAGTCAAAGATTTAGTTGTTGATTTTAATAAGAGAAAGGTGACAATAGACAATGAAGAAATACATTTAACTCCAATGGAATATAAAATAATGGCGCTCCTTTGTGAATTTCCAGGAAAGGTTTTGACTCACAACTTCATAATTAAAAAGATATGGGTATTGCCAGTTGGAAATGAAACTCAGTCCCTTAGAGTTTTTATGGCAAGTCTCAGAAGAAAAATAGAAAAGAACCCAGCTCAGCCGCAGTACATTTATACCGAAGTTGGAGTTGGATACAGATTGGTGGATAATTAA
- a CDS encoding sensor histidine kinase → MDINDRPDPNYLLKQIKKEEVRTSKGKLKIFFGYAAGVGKSYAMLMEAQDLKKLGRDIVIGYVEPHDRPETMALAHGIEDIGVKVINYKGVTLKEFDLDKALHRKPDIILVDELAHTNASTKRHRKRWQDVYELLDEGINVYTTLNVQHIESLNDIVESITHVVVRETVPDKVFDDADKVELIDIEPDELLNRFSEGKVYGKDQTRKAFSNFFTKNNLFALREIALRRTADRINYEVESVRMSRSQITVMPTSDVVLACISPSPSSARVIRTATRMAEAHHSKWIALYVETAKSKDLNKEDRDRLNSHFNLAKELSGEVVTVYGDDAVEQIIQYAKFRNVTKIIIGKNNKNPKNLFHLYAKDIVDRLMDSNSYIDVYVIPNLDFKKERKNIIKKSKYKFNISKMEILIAGLIMLITTLISLFIQHLGFNSTNVIMIFILGVIIINIKSRGYILGFICSFVSIFIFNYLFTEPRYSMEFYDKSYLATFPIMFVVTFTIGTLTNKIQREAVNSSRREKRTQILYRTSKKLLSATGTADVVSIGIKYLSRLLERTVICYLGQENKLSTPFIYTGDNGDRDRTLLSKDEEAVAYWTFLNNKESGAGTNTFHGAKGYYMPLENHGKVLGVIGISCISESLKPEQKFIFETIASQIYIALDREILAETQKKSNLEIESEKLRNNLLRSISHDLRSPLAGIKGSVSTIIETGDLISDSTRRELLQGIYDDTEWLIRLVENLLSMTRFDGGKIRIKKETELIEEVVYEAVQRVSKRSKHHEIKVKLPEDVIMAPMDGNLIEQVIVNLVDNAIKFTPKNSLIEIKVLEDKKNIIFEVTDNGMGISNDILPYIFDRFFTNGDKVSDSRRGVGLGLAICKSIVEAHGGRITAENRVDKRGAIFKFNIPKEDRDEQ, encoded by the coding sequence ATAGATATAAATGATAGACCGGACCCCAATTATCTTTTAAAGCAAATAAAAAAAGAAGAAGTTAGAACTTCAAAGGGAAAACTTAAAATATTCTTTGGTTATGCTGCGGGAGTTGGAAAGAGTTATGCCATGCTCATGGAGGCTCAGGATTTAAAAAAACTAGGCAGAGATATAGTGATTGGGTATGTAGAGCCTCATGATAGACCTGAGACTATGGCTTTGGCTCATGGAATTGAAGATATAGGGGTTAAGGTTATTAATTATAAAGGTGTTACCTTAAAAGAATTTGATTTGGATAAGGCACTTCACAGAAAACCAGATATAATACTTGTTGATGAACTTGCACATACTAATGCTTCTACTAAAAGACATAGAAAAAGATGGCAGGATGTGTATGAACTTTTAGATGAAGGGATAAATGTATATACGACTTTAAATGTTCAGCATATAGAAAGTTTAAATGATATAGTCGAAAGTATAACCCATGTTGTTGTCAGAGAAACAGTACCTGATAAAGTATTTGATGATGCTGATAAAGTGGAACTTATAGATATAGAGCCAGATGAACTTTTAAATAGGTTTAGTGAGGGAAAGGTGTATGGCAAAGATCAGACGAGAAAGGCTTTTAGTAATTTTTTTACTAAAAATAATTTGTTTGCACTTAGAGAAATTGCACTCAGAAGAACAGCGGACAGGATAAACTATGAGGTTGAAAGTGTAAGAATGTCAAGAAGCCAGATAACTGTAATGCCGACATCTGATGTAGTTCTTGCGTGCATCTCTCCGTCGCCGTCATCTGCAAGGGTCATAAGAACAGCAACGAGAATGGCTGAAGCACATCATTCCAAATGGATTGCACTTTACGTTGAAACTGCAAAATCTAAAGATTTAAACAAAGAGGACAGGGACAGATTAAATTCTCATTTCAATTTGGCAAAAGAGCTCAGTGGGGAAGTTGTAACAGTTTATGGTGATGATGCAGTTGAACAAATAATCCAATATGCAAAATTCAGGAATGTGACAAAGATAATTATAGGAAAAAATAATAAAAATCCCAAAAACTTATTTCATCTTTATGCAAAGGACATAGTTGATAGGCTAATGGATTCAAATTCGTATATCGATGTATATGTTATACCAAATTTGGATTTTAAAAAAGAGAGAAAAAATATTATAAAGAAAAGTAAATATAAATTTAATATATCAAAAATGGAAATTTTAATAGCTGGATTGATAATGCTTATCACAACACTTATTTCACTTTTTATACAACATTTGGGCTTTAACTCTACTAATGTTATTATGATTTTTATACTGGGTGTTATTATTATAAATATAAAGTCCAGAGGGTATATTTTAGGATTTATATGTTCATTTGTAAGTATATTTATATTTAATTATCTTTTTACAGAACCTAGGTATTCTATGGAGTTTTATGATAAAAGCTATCTTGCAACTTTCCCTATAATGTTTGTTGTGACTTTTACTATAGGAACTCTTACAAATAAAATTCAGAGAGAGGCTGTTAATTCTTCAAGAAGAGAAAAAAGAACACAGATATTGTATAGGACGAGTAAAAAACTTTTAAGTGCAACAGGTACTGCAGATGTTGTAAGTATAGGCATAAAGTATTTGTCAAGACTTCTTGAAAGAACGGTTATTTGTTATCTAGGACAGGAAAACAAACTATCAACTCCATTTATTTATACTGGAGACAATGGTGATAGAGACAGAACTTTATTGAGTAAAGATGAAGAGGCAGTTGCTTATTGGACATTTTTAAATAACAAGGAGTCAGGAGCTGGTACAAATACATTTCATGGAGCTAAGGGGTACTATATGCCTTTAGAGAACCATGGCAAAGTTTTAGGAGTCATAGGCATTTCGTGTATTAGTGAATCCTTAAAACCGGAACAAAAGTTTATTTTCGAAACAATTGCAAGTCAAATTTATATAGCACTGGATAGAGAGATATTAGCAGAAACGCAGAAGAAATCAAACTTGGAGATTGAAAGTGAGAAACTTAGAAACAATCTTTTAAGATCCATATCTCATGATTTAAGAAGTCCCCTTGCAGGAATTAAGGGATCAGTTAGTACTATTATAGAAACTGGAGACCTTATATCAGATTCAACTAGACGTGAGTTGCTCCAAGGGATATACGACGATACCGAATGGCTTATAAGGTTAGTGGAAAATTTGCTCAGTATGACGCGTTTCGATGGTGGAAAAATAAGAATTAAAAAGGAAACGGAACTAATAGAAGAGGTGGTATATGAGGCGGTTCAGAGAGTTTCAAAACGTTCAAAACATCATGAAATAAAAGTAAAACTACCAGAGGATGTAATAATGGCACCAATGGATGGAAATTTAATTGAACAGGTTATTGTAAATTTAGTTGACAATGCCATCAAATTTACACCAAAAAATTCTTTAATTGAGATTAAAGTACTTGAGGATAAAAAAAATATTATTTTTGAAGTAACTGATAATGGTATGGGTATATCAAATGATATATTACCATATATTTTTGACAGATTTTTTACCAATGGAGATAAGGTATCTGACTCGAGAAGAGGTGTTGGACTTGGACTTGCAATTTGCAAATCTATAGTTGAAGCACATGGTGGAAGGATTACTGCTGAAAATCGAGTAGACAAAAGGGGTGCTATTTTTAAATTTAATATTCCAAAGGAGGATAGAGATGAACAATAA
- a CDS encoding K(+)-transporting ATPase subunit C, translating into MKTIKKSFFISIVFMILCGLLYPLFMTGVSQLVFNKNANGSMITVDGKQVGSELIGQNFTDPRFLRGRVSSVNYNTYTEKDTKTDKNGKTAYSGVRSGSQNLAPSNKLLKERVEKDINEFLKANPEVKKEDIPTDLLTSSGSGLDPDISPQAAKIQIPRISKASRISESDLQQIIDKYTQKKSLGIFGEPRVNVLKVNIEIASLLNKK; encoded by the coding sequence ATGAAGACAATTAAAAAATCGTTTTTTATAAGTATAGTTTTTATGATATTATGTGGACTTTTATATCCTTTATTTATGACAGGAGTGAGCCAGCTTGTATTTAATAAAAATGCCAATGGAAGTATGATAACAGTTGATGGAAAACAGGTAGGCTCTGAATTGATAGGACAAAACTTTACAGATCCGCGTTTTTTGAGAGGAAGGGTATCATCTGTGAATTATAATACTTATACAGAAAAAGATACTAAAACAGATAAAAATGGGAAAACAGCATATAGCGGTGTAAGATCAGGATCGCAAAATTTAGCACCTTCTAATAAATTGCTGAAAGAGAGGGTTGAAAAAGATATAAATGAATTCTTGAAAGCAAATCCAGAAGTTAAAAAAGAGGATATTCCAACTGACCTTTTGACAAGTTCTGGTTCAGGATTAGATCCAGATATAAGTCCACAGGCTGCTAAAATTCAAATACCACGAATTTCAAAAGCATCTAGAATAAGTGAATCTGATCTCCAACAAATAATTGATAAGTATACTCAAAAAAAATCATTAGGGATATTTGGGGAACCAAGAGTCAATGTGTTGAAGGTTAATATTGAAATAGCTTCACTTTTAAATAAAAAGTAG